The region CATATTGATACTCGCGTTGCGGCTATTTTTCGCCACGACAGACCTATTCGCCCGCAAGGCTCAACGATTGTTGAAGCAGGTGATGAAGTATTCTTTATTGCCGCATCGCAGCATATCCGTGCCGTTATGAGTGAACTTCAGCGGCTGGAAAAACCGTATAAACGCATTATGTTGGTTGGCGGTGGTAATATCGGCGCCGGTCTGGCTCGTCAGCTGGAAAAAGACTACAGCGTGAAGTTGATCGAGCGCGATCAACAACGTGCGGCGGAGCTGGCCGAGAAACTGCAAAATACGATCGTGTTTTATGGCGACGCCTCCGATCAAGAATTACTGGCCGAAGAACATATCGATCAGGTGGATCTCTTTATTGCTGTCACCAATGACGACGAAGCCAACATTATGTCTGCAATGCTGGCCAAACGGATGGGAGCCAAGAAAGTGATGGTGCTCATTCAACGCCGCGCTTATGTCGATTTGGTTCAGGGCAGTGTGATTGATATTGCCATATCGCCACAACAGGCAACTATTTCCGCTCTGCTTAGCCATGTGCGTAAAGCGGATATCGTTGGCGTTTCATCGTTACGTCGCGGTGTCGCAGAGGCAATTGAAGCAGTTGCACACGGAGACGAAACGACGTCCCGCGTTGTCGGCCGTGTTATTGATGAAATTAAATTGCCGCCAGGCACAATCATCGGTGCGGTGGTACGTGGAAATGATGTCATGATTGCCAATGATAATTTGCGTATTGAGCAAGGCGACCATGTGATTATGTTTTTAACGGACAAAAAATATATCACGGACGTCGAGCGCTTATTCCAGCCGAGCCCATTCTTCCTGTAATAACCCGGGCGCAATTAGATGCGCCCACACATTATTCCCCGCTTTTATCAGGGTTTAAGAAATCATTACAATCACCCTGCCCAAATGGAAATTGATCGGTAATTTGTTAGACTTAATCCGACAGTCTGCACATGGAGAAGGGATATGAGCATTTTGAAAGAGTTCCGTGAATTTGCAATGCGCGGAAATGTGGTGGATTTGGCGGTTGGGGTCATTATCGGTGCAGCTTTCGGCAAAATTGTGTCGTCATTGGTTGCAGATATCATTATGCCGCCGCTGGGGTTATTAATTGGCGGGATTGATTTCAAATCATTTGCCTGGACGCTACGCGACGCGCAGGGCGACGTTCCGGCTGTCGTCATGCACTATGGCGTGTTTATTCAGAACATTTTTGACTTCATCATCGTCGCTTTTGCGATTTTCATTGCAATCAAGCTGATCAATAAGCTGAAACGTAAGCAAGAAGAAGAACCGAAAGCGCCACCGGCACCGAGTAGAGAGGAAGTGTTGCTGAGTGAAATTCGCGATTTGCTGAAAGAGCAAAATAATCGCAGTTAAGCAAATGCAAGAAGGCCAGTGGTAAATAAGCGATTCGCTTGCTTGCCACTGGCCTCCTGAAAGCCTTTTTTTGCATGTTTGGCTTTCCGTAAATAACTTCCTTTCCCTTTTTTGTTTTTCTCAATACGCTGGCGAAATAGCGGATCATGTAACAAAGCTTCAATAGCGTTATCGTTGATCTGCCCTTTAGTATGCTGATAGCGGCTCATAACGCCTCCAGATTGTGTATTAAAACGGCCGGAGTGTAGCTCTCTCTATGCAGAAGATCAACAGGCCGTTGTGGTCGGTTTACCACTCGCGCCTTGTTCAAGCGCCTCAAGAATAGAACAATAAACACTGCTGTGTGCTGTACCACAACATGCATCATTCAGTTTTTGCAACGAGCGGCGCATGGACTGTAACTCTTCGATGCGGGCTTCAACCTCGCTCAGGCGAGCCTGCACAATACTTTTCGACTCCTGGCAGGTGTGGTGTTCAGGATCAATACGGATCGACAACAGTTCGCGGATGGATTCGAGGGTAAATCCTAATTGTCGGGCATGGCGAATAAATTTGAGCCGTTGCAGATCTTTGTCCGTATAAAGCCGAAATCCGCCTTCGGTTCTGACCTCATGATCCATCATTTGCTGCTTTTCGTAGTAACGGATCGTATCTGGCGTGACTTCTGCGAGTTTCGCGATTTCACCAATGCGATACATGATTACACCTCATTAATTTTTTGCTGCAGTTTGGCGGCATAATCGCCTCGCAGGAAATCGGTGCTTAAGCCAGCCTGGCGCAGCTTCATTTCCAGTAACGACAAACGGCGATGTAAAAGCTGAAAATCCGGGTGATCGTGCTGCACGCTATTGAGCAGATCGATAAGCATCACGGCTTCTTTACGGTATTCGAGTTCTGGTGGCAGGCAGCCAGCATTTTTGAGCAAGCGATACCCAGCGCGGAGCTCCGCAGGGATATGAGAATCATCATCCAGCAACAACGGCTCACCGCTGCCGGGTAGATTAACAAACTCGCCTTTTTGCTGAGCATCGAGAATATGGCGTTCTGCCCACTGATCTAGTAACCACATAACGGCTCTCGACGGAATGAACAAAAAAGATGCATATATTGTAGGGAAGAGGCCGAACTACTGGTATAAAAAAACCCGCCGAAGCGGGTTTCTTTACGTTACTACAGATTACTCTGCAGCAGCTTCTGCTTTCGATTCAGAGCGATCAACCAGCTCGATGTATGCCATCGGCGCGTTGTCACCAGCACGGAAACCACACTTCAGAATACGAGTGTAACCACCGGCACGGCTCGCGAAACGCGGGCCCAGTTCGTTAAACAGTTTTGCCACGATCTCGTTATCACGAGTGCGGGCGAATGCCAGACGACGATTAGCAACGCTATCCGTCTTGGCAAGAGTAATCAGCGGCTCAACTACGCGACGCAGCTCTTTCGCTTTCGGCAGGGTCGTCTTGATGATCTCATGACGAACCAGAGAGCCTGCCATGTTACGGAACATGGCCTGGCGATGGCTGCTGTTGCGGTTCAGTTGACGACCACTCTTACGATGGCGCATGACCTTATCCTTCTCAGTAAAACCTTAACCTGTGATCCGGTTACTCGTCAGCAATGCTTGCCGGCGGCCAGTTTTCCAAGCGCATGCCCAGAGACAGACCACGGGAGGCCAGCACGTCTTTAATCTCAGTAAGAGATTTTTTACCCAGGTTCGGCGTTTTCAGCAACTCAACCTCGGTACGCTGTACCAGATCACCGATATAGTGGATAGCTTCTGCCTTGAGGCAGTTAGCAGAGCGGACAGTCAATTCCAGATCGTCAACAGGGCGCAGCAGAATCGGATCGAATTCTGGTTTCTCTTCTTTAACTTCCGGCTGACGTACATCACGTAAATCAACGAAAGCTTCAAGTTGTTCAGCCAGAATGGTTGCCGCACGACGAATCGCCTCTTCAGGATCGATTGTGCCGTTGGTTTCCATTTCGATGACCAGCTTGTCCAGGTCGGTACGCTGTTCAACACGTGCTGCTTCAACATTGTAGGCAATACGCTCTACAGGGCTGTAGCAGGCGTCAACGAGCAGACGGCCGATTGGGCGCTCATCTTCTTCCGAATGAATTCGGGCAGACGCCGGAACATAACCACGACCGCGCTGAACTTTGATACGCATGTTGATAGATGCGTTTTCATCGGTCAGGTGGCAGATCACATGCTGCGGCTTGACGATTTCGACATCACCGTCGTGGGTAATGTCGGCTGCGGTCACAGGGCCAATGCCAGATTTATTCAGAGTAAGAATAACATCATCTTTACCCTGAACTCTCACCGCCAGCCCTTTCAGGTTGAGCAGGATTTCAAGGATATCTTCCTGAACGCCTTCTTTGGTGCTGTACTCATGAAGTACACCATCAATCTCAACCTCAGTCACCGCGCAACCCGGCATCGATGAGAGCAGAATACGGCGCAGTGCGTTACCCAGAGTATGGCCAAAGCCACGCTCTAAAGGCTCAAGGGTCACCTTGGCGTGCGTCGAACTCACTTGCTCGATATCTACCAGGCGCGGTTTTAGAAACTCTGTCACAGAACCCTGCATTGTGTCCTCTCTTTGGTACTAAGCTTTACTTGGAGTAAAGCTCGACGATCAGGTGTTCGTTAATGTCCGCAGACAGATCAGAACGCTCCGGCTTACGCTTGAACGTACCTTCCATCTTGCCAGCATCAACTTCCAGCCAGGTTGGCTTTTCACGCTGCTCAGCCAGCTCCAGAGCGGCTTTCACGCGAGACTGCTTTTTCGCTTTCTCACGAATGCTAACAACGTCATTCGGACTAACCTGATAAGAAGCGATGTTAACAACACGACCGTTTACCATGATTGCTTTGTGGCTAACCAGCTGGCGTGCTTCAGCACGAGTGGCGCCAAAGCCCATACGGTATACAACGTTGTCCAGACGACCTTCCAGCAGACCCAACAGGTTTTCACCGGTGTTGCCTTTCAGACGTGCTGCTTCTTTGTAGTAGTTACGGAACTGACGCTCCAGCACACCGTAAATACGGCGAACTTTTTGCTTTTCACGCAACTGCACACCATAGTCAGACAGACGCGGTTTACGCGCACCGTGCTGGCCAGGAGCTTGTTCAATTTTACACTTGGTATCGATCGCGCGAACGCCAGACTTAAGGAACAGGTCTGTGCCCTCACGACGGCTCAGCTTGAGCTTAGGACCCAAATATCTTGCCATTTTCTTTCTCCAACAATCCTAGAAAACGACCGCGTTATACGCGACGTTTTTTCGGCGGACGACAACCGTTGTGAGGGATCGGAGTCACATCAGTAATATTAGTGATGCGGAAACCAGCGGCGTTCAGAGCACGAATAGTAGATTCGCGGCCCGGACCCGGTCCCTTAACCATAACTTCCAGATTCTTGATACCGTATTCTTTTACGGCTTCAGCGCAACGCTCTGCTGCAACCTGAGCTGCAAACGGAGTGGATTTGCGAGAACCACGGAAACCGGAACCACCGGCTGTTGCCCAACCCAGCGCGTTACCCTGACGATCAGTAATAGTAACGATGGTGTTGTTGAAAGAAGCATGGATATGAGCCACGCCGTCAGAGACTTGTTTTCTTACACGTTTACGTGCACGAATTGGTGCCTTTGCCATTATTCAATCACCCCGATTATTTCTTGATCGGTTTGCGCGGACCCTTACGGGTACGTGCGTTGGTCTTGGTACGCTGACCGCGAACCGGGAGACCACGACGATGACGCAAACCGCGATAGCAACCAAGATCCATCAGGCGCTTGATGCTCATGCTAATTTCACGGCGCAGATCACCTTCAACGACAAATTTGGCAACTTCGTCACGCAGCGTGTCGATTTGTTCTTCAGACAGCTCACTGATCTTAACATTTTCAGCGATGCCCGCAGCAGCCAGAATGGCTTGAGAGCGGGTTTTACCGACGCCATAGATCGAAGTTAATGCGATCACAGCATGTTTCTGATCAGGAATGTTAATGCCTGCTATACGGGCCACTATGCACTCCTATAATTTTACTTGCACGCACCATGCTGAAAAGCCCGTTTTCAGGATACTCAAATGGAAACGTACAGACATACAAAAGATTGGCTGGCTAATCTAGCCAGCTCAACCCAACTTTGCAAGAAAAATATGCGAAATAATCAGCCTTGGCGCTGTTTATGCTTCGGCTCGGCACTGCAAATCACGCGGATGACGCCATCACGCTTAACGATTTTGCAGTTACGGCATAATTTCTTGACGGAAGCACGAACTTTCATTTTTACTCTCCGTAACTTCTCGGGCGACCATTAACGGCCATAGCCTTTCAGGTTCGCCTTCTTCAATGCAGACTCATACTGACTGGACATCATCAGAGTTTGCACTTGAGCCATAAAGTCCATAATCACGACAACAACGATAAGCAGTGACGTCCCACCAAAGTAGAACGGTACTTTCATCGCATCACGCATGAACTCCGGGATCAGGCAGATAAAAGTAATATAAAGCGCACCGACTAAAGTCAGGCGGGTCATTACTTTATCGATATACTTCGCCGTTTGCTCTCCCGGACGAATTCCTGGTACAAATGCACCGGACTTCTTCAGGTTATCTGCTGTTTCTCGCGGGTTGAAAACCAACGCCGTATAGAAGAAACAGAAGAAGATGATTGCAGACGCATAGAGTAACACATAAAGCGGTTGCCCAGGCTGCAAATACAGCGAAATTGTTGTCAGCCAGTTCCAACCAGTACCGCCCCCGAACCATGACGCGATGGTTGCAGGGAACAGAATAATACTGGAAGCGAAGATTGCCGGGATTACCCCCGCCATATTCACTTTCAGCGGTAAATGTGTGCTCTGAGCAGCATAGACACGACGACCCTGCTGGCGTTTTGCGTAGTTCACCACGATGCGGCGTTGACCACGTTCAACGAATACAACAAAGAACGTCACTGCGAATACTAATACTGCAACCAACAGCAACAGGAGGAAGTGCAGGTCGCCTTGACGCGCTTGCTCGATAGTATGGGCAATGGCTGGCGGAAGACCCGCCACAATACCGGCAAAGATAATGATCGAGATACCGTTACCGATACCACGTTCAGTAATCTGTTCACCGAGCCACATCAGGAACATGGTTCCTGTAACCAGACTCACAACAGCGGTGAAGTAGAATGCAAAGCCTGGATTCATAACCAGACCTTGCATACCAGGCATATTCGGTAAACCGGTAGCAATACCGATCGACTGGAATATCGCCAACACCAGAGTGCCGTAACGGGTGTACTGGCTGATCTTACGACGACCAGACTCCCCTTCTTTCTTCAGCTCTGCCAAGGCCGGATGAACGACCGTTAACAGCTGGATAATAATCGATGCCGAAATATACGGCATGATACCCAATGCAAAGATAGAAGCACGACTAAGAGCACCACCAGAGAACATGTTAAACATCTCAATGATGGTGCCACGCTGTTGCTCAAGCAGTTTGGCAAGTACAGCGGCATCAATACCAGGGATCGGAATAAAAGAGCCAATACGGAAAACAATCAACGCACCGATAACAAACAGCAGTCTGCGTTTCAGTTCGCCAATTCCACCCTTGGCACTTTGAAAATCTAATCCCGGTTGTTTAGCCATCTGCTACTTATTCCTCAATTTTACCGCCAGCAGCTTCGATAGCAGCACGAGCGCCTTTCGTCACACGCAGGCCACGAACAGTTACCGGACGAGCTACTTCACCAGCCAGGATCACTTTCGCGAACTCGATCTGGATGCCGATAATGTTAGCCGCTTTAAGCGTGTTCAGGTCAACTACGTCGCCTTCTACTTTAGCCAGATCGGACAGACGAATCTCTGCCGTGATCATTGCTTTGCGAGAAGTGAAACCGAATTTCGGCAGACGACGATACAGTGGCATCTGACCACCCTCGAAACCGCGACGTACGCCACCGCCAGAACGAGATTTCTGACCTTTGTGACCACGACCACCGGTTTTACCGAGGCCAGAACCGATACCACGACCCAGGCGTTTACCCGCCTTTTTGGAGCCTTCGGCCGGAGACAGAGTATTTAAACGCATCTCTTACTCCTCAACTTTAACCATGAAGGAAACCGCGTTGACCATACCGCGAACCGCAGGAGTATCCTCACGTTCAACTGTATGACCAATACGACGCAGACCCAGGCCAAGCAGCGTTGCCTTGTGTTTCGGCAGACGACCGATTGCACTGCGGGTTTGAGTGATTTTAATAGTCTTTGCCATGGTCAATTACCCCAGAATTTCTTCAACGGATTTACCACGCTTGGCAGCGACCATTTCCGGGGATTTCATATTTTCCAGGCCATCAATCGTTGCACGAACCACGTTAATCGGGTTGGTGGAACCATATGCTTTAGCCAGAACGTTATGAACCCCAGCGACTTCCAGAACGGCGCGCATTGCACCACCGGCAATAATACCGGTACCTTCGGAAGCCGGCTGCATGAATACACGAGAACCCGTGTGAGTACCCTTAACCGGGTGCTGCAGGGTGCCGTGGTTCAGCGCGACGTTAATCATATTGCGACGGGCTTTTTCCATCGCTTTCTGGATCGCTGCCGGAACTTCGCGGGCTTTACCGTAACCAAAACCAACGCGACCGTTACCATCGCCAACAACAGTCAGAGCTGTGAAGGAGAAAATACGACCACCTTTAACGGTTTTAGATACGCGGTTTACCGCGATCAGCTTTTCCTGCAGTTCGCCAGCTTGTTTTTCGATGTGAGCCATCTTACACCTCTACCTTAGAACTGAAGGCCAGCTTCACGGGCAGCATCTGCCAGTGCCTGGACGCGACCATGATATTGGAACCCGGAACGGTCAAAGGAAACATCTTTGATGCCTTTTTCCAGAGCGCGTTCAGCTACAGCTTTACCCACAGCTGCAGCCGCGTCTTTGTTACCGGTGTACTTCAGTTGTTCAGAGATAGCTTTTTCTACAGTAGAAGCAGCTACCAGAACTTCAGAACCATTCGATGCGATTACCTGGGCGTAGATATGACGCGGGGTACGATGTACCACCAGGCGAGTCGCACCAAGCTCTTTGAGCTTGCGGCGTGCGCGGGTCGCACGACGGATACGAGCAGATTTCTTATCCATAGTGTTACCTTACTTCTTCTTAGCCTCTTTGGTACGCACGACTTCGTCGGCGTAACGAACACCCTTGCCTTTGTAAGGCTCAGGACGACGGTAGGCGCGCAGATCTGCTGCAACCTGGCCAATCACTTGCTTATCCGCGCCTTTCAGCACGATTTCAGTCTGTGACGGACATTCTGCAGTGATACCGGCCGGCAGCTGATGATCAACAGGATGAGAGAAACCCAGAGCCAGGTTTACTACATTCCCTTTGACCGCTGCGCGGTAACCTACACCAACCAGCTGCAGCTTCTTAGTGAAGCCTTCGGTAACACCGATAACCATTGAGTTCAGCAGGGCACGCGCGGTACCAGCCTGAGCCCAACCGTCTGCGTAACCATCACGCGGACCGAAAGTCAGAGCATTGTCTGCCTGGTTAACTACAACAGCATCGTTGAGAGTACGAGTCAGCTCGCCGTTTTTACCTTTGATCGTGATAACCTGACCGTTGATTTTTACGTCAACGCCGGCAGGAATAACGACCGGTGCTTTAGCAACACGAGACATTTTTTCCTCCGATTAGGCTACGTAGCAGATAATTTCGCCACCAAGACCAGCCTGGCGCGCTGCACGATCAGTCATAACACCTTTAGAGGTAGAAACAACTGCGATACCCATACCACCCATAACTTTCGGCAGCTCATCTTTTTTCTTATAGATGCGCAGACCTGGGCGGCTGATACGCTGAATGCTTTCTACCACAGCTTTACCCTGGAAGTATTTAAGAGTCACTTCCAGTTCCGGCTTGGTGTCGCCTTCAATTTTGAAATCTTCAATAAAACCTTCTTCCTTCAGCACGTTGGCAATTGCCACTTTCAGCCTGGAGGAAGGCATGGTGACCGCAGCTTTGTTCGCGGCCTGACCGTTACGGATACGGGTCAGCATATCCGCGATCGGATCTTGCATGCTCATCTGTCTTTACTCCCGTGATTCAATTGGTGACAATTACCAGCTAGCCTTTTTCAGACCCGGGATTTCACCGCGCATAGCGGATTCACGGACCTTAATACGGCTCAACCCGAACTTCCGCAGGAAACCGTGCGGACGACCAGTTTGGCGGCAGCGGTTACGCTGACGAGACGGGCTGGAATCACGCGGCAGACTCTGCAGCTTGAGAACAGCATTCCAACGATCTTCGTCGGAAGCGTTCACATCAGAAATGATCGCTTTCAGTTCAGCGCGTTTCGCGAAGTATTTTTCAGCTAAAGCTACGCGTTTAACTTCGCGTGCTTTCATAGATTGCTTAGCCATGAAGTAACCCTACCTTACTTGCGGAACGGGAAGTCAAAGGCAGCCAGCAGAGCACGGCCTTCTTCGTCAGATTTCGCAGTAGTGGTAATGGTAATATCCAAACCACGCACGCGGTCGACTTTATCGTAGTCGATTTCTGGGAAGATGATCTGCTCACGGACACCCATGCTGTAGTTACCACGACCGTCGAAAGACTTAGCGGACAAGCCACGGAAGTCACGGATACGCGGTACAGCAATAGTGATCAGGCGCTCAAAGAACTCCCACATGCGTTCGCCACGCAGAGTCACTTTACAGCCGATCGGATAGCCCTGACGGATTTTGAAGCCCGCAACAGATTTGCGCGCTTTGGTGATCAACGGTTTTTGACCGGAGATTGCTGCCAGGTCAGCTGCTGCGTTATCCAGCAGTTTCTTGTCAGCGATCGCTTCACCAACACCCATATTCAGGGTGATCTTCTCGACCCGAGGGACTTGCATGACAGAATTGTAGTTAAACTCAGTCATGAGTTTCTTAACTACTTCGTCTTTGTAGTAATCATGCAGTTTCGCCATCGTACTACTCCAAATTACTTGATAGTTTCGCTGTTAGATTTAAAGAAACGGACTTTTTTGCCGTCTTCGAATCTAAAGCCTACACGGTCGGCCTTGCCGGTTGCCGCATTGAAGATTGCAACGTTAGAAACCTGAATTGCAGCTTCTTTCTCAACGATGCCACCAGGTTGGTTCAGGGCCGGAACCGGCTTCTGATGTTTCTTAACCAGGTTGATACCTTCAACAATGATCTTGCCGGAAGACAGAACATTTTTTACTTTACCGCGCTTACCTTTATCTTTACCGGTTAACACGATAACTTCGTCATCACGACGGATTTTAGCTGCCATGATTCGCTCCTTAGAGTACTTCTGGTGCCAGAGAGATGATTTTCATAAACTTCTCAGAACGAAGTTCACGAGTAACCGGCCCAAAAATACGCGTACCGATAGGCTGCTCGCTGTTGTTGTTCAGAAGAACACAAGCATTGCCATCGAAGCGAACGACAGAACCGTCAGGGCGACGAACACCCTTCTTGGTGCGCACCACTACCGCCTTCAGCACATCACCTTTTTTGACCTTACCACGCGGAATTGCTTCTTTGATGGTGATCTTGATGATGTCGCCTACGCCTGCGTAGCGACGGTGCGAGCCACCCAGAACCTTGATACACATTACGCGACGTGCACCGGAGTTGTCGGCGACGTTCAGCATAGTCTGTTCTTGGATCATTTCAGTGCTCCGCTAATGTCAACTACTACTGAAGACCCTAAAATCAGGGTCGATAAAAAGCCCCATATCGGGGGCGCAGCATTATAACACCGCTTCCTTGATATGGGTAGAAAAAATAAACGGCCCATCGCTGAGCCGTTTATTCGTTTGAGAACGCGTACTCTATTACAGAATCGCTTTCTCTACAACGCGAACCAGCGTCCAGGACTTAGTCTTGGACAGCGGACGGCATTCGCGGATTTCAACCACGTCGCCGGTACCGCATTCGTTGTTCTCGTCATGTACGTGCAGTTTAGTCGTACGTTTGATGAATTTACCGTAGATCGGGTGTTTCACGAAACGCTCGATAGCTACAACAATGGATTTCTCCATTTTGTCGCTAACAACACGACCTTGCAGAGTACGGATTTTATCGGTCATTACGCACCCGCCTTCTCAGTCAGTAAAGTCTTAACGCGTGCGACATCACGACGCACTTGCTTCAACAGGTGAGTCTGTTGCAGCTGGCCACTTGCAGCCTGCATACGCAGGTTGAACTGCTCGCGCAGCAGGTTAAGCAGCTCGGTGTTCAGCTCTTCAACGCTCTTTTCACGCAGCTCTTTTGCTTTCATTACATCACCGTCTTAGTTACAAAGGTGGTTTTAATCGGCAGTTTTGCTGCTGCCAGCTCGAAGGCTTCACGGGCCAGCTCTTCCGGAACACCGTCCATTTCGTACAGGACTTTACCCGGCTGAATCAAGGCAACCCAATACTCTACGTTACCTTTACCTTTACCCATACGAACTTCCAGCGGCTTCTCGGTGATCGGTTTGTCCGGGAATACACGGATCCAGATCTTACCCTGACGCTTAACAGCACGAGTCATAGCACGACGTGCTGCTTCGA is a window of Enterobacter sp. R4-368 DNA encoding:
- the rplF gene encoding 50S ribosomal protein L6; this translates as MSRVAKAPVVIPAGVDVKINGQVITIKGKNGELTRTLNDAVVVNQADNALTFGPRDGYADGWAQAGTARALLNSMVIGVTEGFTKKLQLVGVGYRAAVKGNVVNLALGFSHPVDHQLPAGITAECPSQTEIVLKGADKQVIGQVAADLRAYRRPEPYKGKGVRYADEVVRTKEAKKK
- the rpsH gene encoding 30S ribosomal protein S8, yielding MSMQDPIADMLTRIRNGQAANKAAVTMPSSRLKVAIANVLKEEGFIEDFKIEGDTKPELEVTLKYFQGKAVVESIQRISRPGLRIYKKKDELPKVMGGMGIAVVSTSKGVMTDRAARQAGLGGEIICYVA
- the rpsN gene encoding 30S ribosomal protein S14, encoding MAKQSMKAREVKRVALAEKYFAKRAELKAIISDVNASDEDRWNAVLKLQSLPRDSSPSRQRNRCRQTGRPHGFLRKFGLSRIKVRESAMRGEIPGLKKASW
- the rplE gene encoding 50S ribosomal protein L5, with protein sequence MAKLHDYYKDEVVKKLMTEFNYNSVMQVPRVEKITLNMGVGEAIADKKLLDNAAADLAAISGQKPLITKARKSVAGFKIRQGYPIGCKVTLRGERMWEFFERLITIAVPRIRDFRGLSAKSFDGRGNYSMGVREQIIFPEIDYDKVDRVRGLDITITTTAKSDEEGRALLAAFDFPFRK
- the rplX gene encoding 50S ribosomal protein L24 encodes the protein MAAKIRRDDEVIVLTGKDKGKRGKVKNVLSSGKIIVEGINLVKKHQKPVPALNQPGGIVEKEAAIQVSNVAIFNAATGKADRVGFRFEDGKKVRFFKSNSETIK
- the rplN gene encoding 50S ribosomal protein L14 — its product is MIQEQTMLNVADNSGARRVMCIKVLGGSHRRYAGVGDIIKITIKEAIPRGKVKKGDVLKAVVVRTKKGVRRPDGSVVRFDGNACVLLNNNSEQPIGTRIFGPVTRELRSEKFMKIISLAPEVL
- the rpsQ gene encoding 30S ribosomal protein S17; its protein translation is MTDKIRTLQGRVVSDKMEKSIVVAIERFVKHPIYGKFIKRTTKLHVHDENNECGTGDVVEIRECRPLSKTKSWTLVRVVEKAIL
- the rpmC gene encoding 50S ribosomal protein L29 produces the protein MKAKELREKSVEELNTELLNLLREQFNLRMQAASGQLQQTHLLKQVRRDVARVKTLLTEKAGA
- the rplP gene encoding 50S ribosomal protein L16, whose translation is MLQPKRTKFRKVHKGRNRGLAQGTDVSFGTYGLKAVGRGRLTARQIEAARRAMTRAVKRQGKIWIRVFPDKPITEKPLEVRMGKGKGNVEYWVALIQPGKVLYEMDGVPEELAREAFELAAAKLPIKTTFVTKTVM